Proteins encoded together in one Acidimicrobiales bacterium window:
- a CDS encoding UDP-N-acetylmuramoyl-L-alanyl-D-glutamate--2,6-diaminopimelate ligase encodes MRLDRLLGQVDVVETRGDPARVDVRDIVFNTAEVVPGALYCCLPGDRFDGHDFAPEAVAAGAPALLCERLLPLDVVQVCVGAGQARAAMAQVAAAFHGHPADSLRVVGVTGTNGKTTVTHLLKAVCEANGWPTAVVGTLDGGLTTPDAPSVQRSLASYRDAGQVAVAMEVSSHALIQRRVDAIRFVVAVFTNLSQDHLDYHRTMDAYFSAKSLLFTPARTDTGVVNADDPWGRRLLESAPIGLRSFSLADADELEVGAVGSTFRWEGRPVTLNLSGRFNVANALAAATAARQMGIDPGVVAEGLSAVRGVPGRFEMVEAGQSFKAVVDYAHTPSALEQALTAARHAAQPEGRVLVVFGCGGDRDRHKRPDMGRIATTLADLAVLTSDNPRSEDPMAIIAEVRGGVDRRDRLVVEPDRAAAIALAVSSARPGDVVVVAGKGHETGQRIGERTIDFDDRVVTRSAIEDTAGARR; translated from the coding sequence GTGCGACTCGATCGACTACTCGGGCAGGTCGACGTGGTGGAGACCCGAGGGGATCCAGCTCGCGTCGATGTGCGCGACATCGTCTTCAACACGGCCGAGGTGGTTCCCGGGGCGCTGTACTGTTGCCTCCCCGGCGACCGGTTCGACGGCCACGACTTCGCGCCGGAGGCCGTGGCTGCGGGCGCGCCGGCGCTGCTGTGCGAGCGCCTGCTCCCGCTCGATGTCGTGCAGGTCTGTGTGGGCGCTGGCCAGGCGCGGGCGGCAATGGCCCAGGTCGCGGCGGCCTTTCATGGCCATCCGGCTGACAGCCTTCGCGTCGTTGGTGTTACCGGCACGAACGGCAAGACCACGGTCACCCATCTACTCAAGGCGGTCTGCGAGGCGAATGGTTGGCCGACCGCGGTGGTGGGAACTCTCGACGGCGGGCTCACGACGCCCGACGCACCGTCGGTGCAACGTAGCCTCGCGTCCTACCGGGACGCGGGGCAGGTGGCCGTGGCCATGGAGGTCTCGTCGCATGCGTTGATCCAGCGCCGGGTCGATGCCATCCGTTTCGTCGTGGCCGTCTTCACCAACCTGAGTCAGGACCACCTCGACTACCACCGCACCATGGACGCGTACTTCTCGGCCAAGTCTCTGCTGTTCACACCGGCGCGTACGGACACGGGAGTCGTCAATGCCGACGACCCCTGGGGTCGTCGGCTGCTCGAGTCGGCGCCGATCGGCCTTCGGTCCTTCTCCCTGGCCGACGCCGATGAGCTCGAGGTGGGGGCGGTCGGAAGCACCTTCCGCTGGGAGGGGAGACCTGTAACCCTCAACCTCAGCGGAAGGTTCAACGTTGCCAATGCTCTCGCTGCTGCCACCGCGGCCCGCCAGATGGGGATCGATCCTGGCGTGGTGGCCGAGGGGTTGTCGGCGGTACGGGGTGTTCCCGGTCGTTTCGAGATGGTGGAGGCGGGGCAGTCCTTCAAGGCCGTGGTCGACTACGCCCACACCCCGAGCGCACTCGAGCAGGCGCTGACGGCCGCCCGCCACGCCGCCCAGCCTGAGGGGCGGGTGCTCGTGGTGTTCGGTTGCGGCGGGGATCGCGACCGCCACAAGCGGCCCGACATGGGGCGGATCGCAACGACGCTGGCGGACCTGGCCGTGCTCACCTCGGACAACCCTCGCAGCGAGGACCCGATGGCGATCATCGCCGAGGTGCGGGGCGGGGTCGACCGTCGTGATCGGCTGGTCGTCGAGCCCGACCGGGCGGCGGCAATCGCACTGGCCGTCTCCTCGGCCCGGCCCGGGGACGTCGTGGTGGTCGCCGGCAAGGGACACGAGACCGGGCAGCGGATCGGCGAGCGCACGATCGATTTCGACGATCGCGTGGTCACGAGATCCGCCATCGAGGACACGGCCGGGGCTCGGCGGTGA
- the mraY gene encoding phospho-N-acetylmuramoyl-pentapeptide-transferase, whose protein sequence is MISLLVAGATALLVAGLGTPLLIRWLASRGIGQQIRDDGPLGHVTKAGTPTMGGLAIVAAVFAGYVVGHARIGTVFSVSGLVVMLALGGGAAVGLADDWIKVSRHRSLGLNKRTKLAGQLAVAVAFAVVALRWSGVSTNLSFTRSSSPGLALGSVGWAVLAVLLLIGSANAVNLTDGLDGLAAGSAVFAFATLAVIGYWQFRHTFIYHVPQGLDLALAAMALTGACAGFLWWNAAPARIFMGDTGSLAIGAGLAGLCLQMNLVLLLPVIAGLFVMVTLSVIIQVASYRLFHRRVFRMAPLHHHFELLGWPETTVIVRFWILAGVCTALALGLFYADFLSLGLVS, encoded by the coding sequence GTGATCTCGCTCCTCGTCGCCGGGGCCACCGCCCTGCTCGTCGCCGGCCTGGGGACGCCGCTCTTGATCCGGTGGCTGGCAAGCAGGGGCATCGGCCAGCAGATCCGCGACGACGGTCCCCTCGGCCACGTCACCAAGGCGGGCACTCCGACCATGGGGGGACTGGCCATCGTCGCGGCCGTCTTCGCCGGTTACGTCGTGGGCCACGCCCGCATCGGGACCGTGTTCTCGGTGTCGGGGTTGGTGGTGATGCTCGCCCTTGGGGGAGGCGCGGCGGTTGGGCTCGCCGACGACTGGATCAAGGTGAGCCGCCATCGCAGCCTCGGGCTCAACAAGCGGACCAAGCTCGCCGGCCAGCTGGCTGTGGCCGTGGCCTTCGCCGTCGTGGCCCTGCGCTGGAGCGGCGTCAGCACCAACCTCTCCTTCACCCGCTCGAGCTCGCCGGGGCTGGCCCTTGGAAGCGTGGGCTGGGCCGTGCTGGCTGTGTTGTTGCTGATCGGTTCGGCCAACGCGGTCAACCTCACCGACGGGCTGGACGGGCTGGCCGCCGGCTCGGCGGTCTTTGCCTTCGCGACGCTCGCCGTGATCGGCTACTGGCAGTTCCGCCACACGTTCATCTATCACGTGCCCCAGGGCCTCGACCTGGCCCTGGCGGCGATGGCGTTGACGGGAGCATGTGCCGGCTTCTTGTGGTGGAACGCCGCCCCGGCGCGCATCTTCATGGGCGACACGGGATCGCTTGCGATCGGCGCCGGCCTGGCGGGCCTGTGCCTCCAGATGAACCTGGTGCTGCTCCTCCCGGTCATCGCGGGCCTGTTCGTGATGGTGACGCTGTCGGTGATCATCCAGGTGGCGAGCTACCGGCTGTTCCATCGCCGCGTCTTCCGCATGGCGCCGCTGCACCACCACTTCGAGCTGTTGGGTTGGCCAGAGACGACAGTCATCGTGCGGTTCTGGATCCTCGCCGGGGTGTGCACCGCCTTGGCCCTCGGGCTCTTCTATGCCGACTTCCTGTCGCTCGGCTTGGTCAGCTGA
- the murD gene encoding UDP-N-acetylmuramoyl-L-alanine--D-glutamate ligase: MTGPEGSADPEPRASALVVGFAVTGEAVARRLTRDGRRVIAVDDHPDEAVRKRAANLEIELVEAPSTETLSELAASAALVVVSPGVPAHHPVFGLGGRAHVVSEVEMAARWAKAPIVAVTGTNGKTTVTTLVSRMLVESGVRALVAGNIGVPLADAVDGDAEVLVVEVSSFQLAFTERFRPSVAVWLNVAENHLDWHPTLAHYVDSKARVWANQRSGDVAVANAEDPVVMAAAASAPVPVITFGRAEGSYHLEGGALVTPTGERIVGTEELPRSFPHDLVNALAASAGALAAGASLDGCRAALRTFAGLPHRLELVGESGGVRYLDDSKATTPAAVLAALSGLDSVVLIAGGRNKGLRLDSLRDGADRVRAVVAIGEAIPQVEAAFAGASPVVTATSMDEAVGLAGDLARPGDSVVLSPGCASFDWYRSYSERGADFARAVRARTEGAR, translated from the coding sequence ATGACGGGACCGGAGGGGTCAGCGGACCCTGAGCCCCGCGCCAGCGCGCTGGTGGTGGGATTCGCCGTCACCGGCGAGGCCGTGGCCCGGCGACTCACGAGAGACGGCAGGCGCGTCATCGCCGTCGACGATCACCCCGACGAGGCGGTGCGCAAGCGGGCGGCCAACCTCGAGATCGAGCTCGTCGAGGCGCCGTCGACCGAGACCCTCTCCGAGCTGGCTGCCAGTGCTGCGCTCGTGGTCGTCAGCCCCGGTGTCCCGGCTCATCACCCGGTGTTCGGTCTCGGCGGCCGGGCCCACGTGGTGAGCGAGGTGGAGATGGCGGCCCGTTGGGCGAAAGCTCCCATCGTGGCGGTGACGGGGACCAACGGCAAGACGACGGTGACCACGCTGGTGAGCCGCATGCTGGTCGAGTCGGGGGTGCGGGCGTTGGTCGCGGGGAACATCGGTGTCCCGCTCGCCGACGCCGTGGACGGTGACGCCGAGGTGCTCGTGGTCGAGGTGTCTTCGTTCCAGCTCGCCTTCACCGAGCGGTTCCGCCCGAGCGTGGCCGTGTGGCTGAACGTGGCCGAGAACCACCTCGACTGGCACCCGACGCTTGCTCACTACGTGGACTCGAAGGCTCGAGTCTGGGCCAACCAGCGGAGCGGCGACGTCGCCGTGGCCAACGCCGAGGACCCTGTGGTGATGGCTGCGGCCGCGTCCGCACCGGTTCCGGTCATCACGTTCGGCCGGGCCGAGGGGAGCTACCACCTCGAGGGCGGAGCCCTGGTCACGCCGACCGGCGAGAGAATCGTCGGGACCGAGGAGCTGCCCAGGTCGTTTCCGCACGATCTGGTCAATGCCCTCGCCGCCTCGGCGGGGGCGCTGGCGGCGGGCGCGAGCCTCGACGGCTGCCGTGCCGCGCTGCGGACGTTCGCGGGGCTCCCCCACCGGCTCGAGCTGGTGGGGGAGTCTGGTGGGGTGCGCTACCTCGACGACTCGAAGGCGACGACCCCCGCTGCCGTCCTCGCCGCCCTGTCCGGGCTCGACTCGGTGGTGCTGATCGCCGGTGGGCGGAACAAGGGTCTGCGACTGGACTCATTGCGGGATGGCGCCGACCGGGTGCGCGCCGTCGTCGCCATCGGCGAGGCGATCCCCCAGGTCGAGGCGGCCTTCGCGGGAGCGTCGCCGGTCGTGACAGCGACGTCGATGGACGAGGCGGTGGGTCTCGCCGGCGATCTCGCCCGCCCGGGAGACTCGGTGGTGCTCTCGCCCGGTTGTGCCTCCTTCGACTGGTACCGGTCCTACAGCGAGCGCGGTGCCGATTTCGCCCGAGCGGTGCGGGCCCGCACCGAAGGCGCCCGGTGA
- the ftsW gene encoding putative lipid II flippase FtsW — MPQSAQGGLRRSGTFVGLVAVVSVLTVMGLVMVLSSSSVQAIRQYGSPWVYFERQVLWVAVGSAVLVVCAKVDYRFWKRFSGPLVGLALVLLVLVLIPGVGVLVDGSSRWVGTGSFRIQPSELMKLALVLFGADLLARRAGRTRQWAMAVRPLIIVFFLAGLLVMKQPDMGTTLVLASIAFGLLFAAGTRMRTLAALFTVSAAGAFLLSIAEPYRRARLLSFLDPWAHRSDQGYQVVQSLVGLGSGHLWGVGLGASRAKWGFLPNAHTDFIFAIIGEELGLIGSLLVVGLFGALAFLGVRTAARAPDRFGRFLAIGITCWIVSQAFINIGAVIGLLPVTGLPLPFVSFGGSSLVIVMAATGLLLSVAARERPVPSAAGLIETTVGSGGDGPDRLAGPGVLRARRARARRATPTRVAP; from the coding sequence GTGCCCCAGTCTGCTCAGGGCGGGCTGAGACGGTCGGGTACGTTCGTCGGCCTTGTGGCCGTCGTCAGCGTGCTCACCGTGATGGGCCTCGTGATGGTGCTGTCGTCATCGTCGGTACAGGCGATACGCCAGTACGGGTCGCCCTGGGTGTACTTCGAGCGCCAGGTCCTGTGGGTCGCCGTGGGCAGCGCGGTGCTGGTCGTGTGCGCCAAGGTCGACTACCGGTTCTGGAAACGGTTCAGCGGCCCCCTGGTGGGCCTCGCCCTGGTGCTCCTCGTCCTGGTGCTCATCCCAGGAGTGGGCGTGCTCGTCGACGGATCGAGTCGCTGGGTCGGGACAGGGTCGTTCCGGATCCAGCCGTCGGAGCTCATGAAGCTGGCCCTGGTGTTGTTCGGAGCCGACCTGCTCGCACGTCGGGCAGGACGGACCAGGCAGTGGGCGATGGCAGTGCGGCCCCTGATCATCGTGTTCTTCCTCGCCGGCCTGCTGGTGATGAAGCAACCCGACATGGGGACCACGTTGGTGCTGGCCAGCATTGCCTTCGGGCTGCTGTTCGCGGCCGGCACGCGCATGCGAACGCTCGCAGCCCTGTTCACGGTCAGCGCCGCGGGCGCGTTCCTCCTCAGCATCGCCGAGCCCTACCGGCGCGCCCGGCTGCTGTCCTTTCTCGACCCGTGGGCCCACCGGTCCGACCAGGGCTACCAGGTCGTCCAGTCGCTCGTCGGCTTGGGCTCCGGCCACCTCTGGGGGGTGGGCCTCGGTGCCAGCCGGGCGAAGTGGGGCTTTCTTCCCAACGCCCACACCGACTTCATCTTCGCCATCATCGGCGAGGAGCTAGGCCTGATCGGAAGCCTCCTCGTCGTCGGCCTCTTCGGGGCGCTGGCCTTTCTCGGGGTCCGCACCGCGGCCCGGGCACCAGACCGGTTCGGCCGCTTCCTCGCCATTGGCATCACGTGTTGGATCGTGAGCCAGGCGTTCATCAATATCGGTGCCGTGATCGGTTTACTGCCGGTGACCGGCCTACCGTTGCCGTTCGTCTCCTTCGGCGGATCGTCGCTGGTGATCGTCATGGCCGCGACAGGCCTCCTGTTGAGCGTGGCGGCGCGAGAGCGGCCCGTGCCGAGCGCCGCCGGTCTGATCGAGACCACGGTGGGGTCGGGGGGCGACGGACCGGACCGTCTCGCCGGCCCCGGCGTGCTGCGCGCCCGGCGGGCGCGCGCCCGGCGGGCCACGCCCACGCGCGTCGCG